The genomic DNA TCTGGGTATTTCTGAGTGTCAGgatcgcacacacacacacacacacacacacacacacacacacacacacacacacacacacacacacacacgctcacacacgtacacacacacgtacgcacacacacacacacacacacacacatgcgctcacacacgcacacacacacatgcacgtacGCTGCAATGCATCATAAATGATCATAAAGCTAAATTATGTATCGCTCACACTTTAATGAACAGACATGTTGGCAGACATCAGGATGTGTGGCAGAGTGTCGGAGCGTccaaagctaaagctaagctaaagctaaagctaaagctaaagctaaagctaaagctaagctaaagctaagctaaagctaaagctaagctaaagctaaagctaagctaagctaaagctaagctaaagctaaGCTGAATGTGTGATTAGTAAACAAACAGCCACGTGTAGTGCACGTATAGGATGAAAACACCCtgagaataataataacattgagCCAAAGAACAATAATTAATCTGCTATAAACActttataaattataaaacacctTTGATGTACAATTAATCAAAGCTTTAAATTCTTGAATTTTACCTGAAGATAATATGAAACACTGCCTCCTGAACCCATGTCTTTATCCACAGCGTGAACTTTGTAGATGCTGCTTCCTGGAGTTgtgtcctttaaaaaaagaaaaagatttaaaagttgttttttttttttttactttatcatTAATAGACAAATTTGTTAGATTTAGAGTCAAAATTTTCATCTATTCTAACTCCATTGTCTTATGACGTGTTAGGCTAGTAACATCTAACTTTTccagatttatatttattaattttgaatATGAACCCAAAATTCAGGCAATATAACGTCAGTAAAAGGTGGAACACTGTCAATAATTTTATTGTTCAACTGAAGAATGCGTAACTTTCACAGATTTCAGAAACTTGAACGATATAAAGGTAATTATGGTCATTAATAGTTTCTCCCTAAATGAATAAGAATATTCAAACACTattcctgaaaatagaaaaaacgttGTGAAAAAGTAAATGTGCAGTGATTGTCCAGACGTTTCCAATTGGAACCAAGCAAAAAGCAAAGCAGTGAATCTCCCTAGTGTGGGTTTGTTATGATGTACCTCtggaatattaataatgaaaggCAGGTTTTGGAATTCAGGCGATTCATCGTTGGCGTCTGTGACAAACACTCTCACCGTCTCAACAACCTGAAACCACAAGATCAGACAATCACTGCactttgatttatatagtgtatattttatacagaaatactgtatattattagtTGGATTTCAATCACAATGATGAAGTAGAAAACAATTCTTAATTAGAAACTTACTTTATTACGACCGTCAGTTATGCTGACGAGGACTGAGATTTCTCCCTGGTTCTATGAACGGAAATACAACACTGTCACTTTGAGCCATTGTCTTtaagcttatatatatatatatatatataaatatatatatatatataacataacaCTCACCTCTCGGTCAAGCTCCTGAATCAGAGTCACGTTTCCTGATTTGGGTTCCACCCTAAAGTATTCTTTGGTTCCCATTTCAAAGGTGAGCCCATACCTGACTGGATCTCCCTCTGGATCAGAACCATTGAGGATGTAAATCTGCCTCCCTGTGGGAGAAACAAACAACAGAACCTGTCAGATgtacaaatatacagtaaatcagcATTTCATAGCTTTTCAGGTTTGTTGAAGTGATTATTTTCTCCCTGTGATGTAGCTACTGTACGTCATAATTAAGGTGATACAGTGATTAGACACAGCATCCATAAGGTATGATCATTTGatcataaacacatttacacacatctcacaccaaaacaaacattattattaactGTTAATAATAAACTTACCAACAGGCGTATCCTCAGAGATGCTGAACAAAGCCATATTTCCACTTGTGCTGCTGGGACCGTTATCATAAAAATATGGAGCATAGTCTGTTTGtcctttacaaaaaaataaaaataaacagatcaACATTTTAACTTGTGTTATATTGTAAACAATACCCTGATCATTTCTAAAATATTTAGCATACACAATAAAAAGCCTGAAATTGTAttacagtattaaaaaaaaccatcctaataatgattagtgccaTGATAATAACATTAAATTATGGTTGAACTCACTTGCTACAAAGGAGTCGATAGCAGGATattaaaacaaaagacaaataaTATTAGGATTATGTAGTCAATTGAAAAACACAGGtatgaatatgaataaatagTAAAACAGTAGGACAtgccctctgtgtgtgtgtgagaggattAACCAGATAAGAACAAGTCTGAGCTAAGACATCAAAGCATGGATCCATTCTCACCCACAGAGAAGTGAAGAAACAGAACGAGAAAGAGAAAAGCACAGGTGGTGgtgttcttcttctgcttcttcatCCTGGTGAGCAGCTCATGTGGAAGGTCGGAGCAGGGAAAGAACGACGTTGTGCACGTCGTGCCCTTCTGCAGGCGTCTCAGCTTCAGGGGACAGATTCTCAGCCACTAATCCAGTGACGCATCCCTTCCCTCTGCAGACATCTATACTGCCTTTGCTCCTGGTTCAGGGTTCACACTGTGGGgtgtgatcatcatcatcatcatcttcatcacacATTTTTAATGATTGCTGTGAACTAAATCATCTGTAATCAGCAATAGTCCCTCAGAGGAGTAAAGAATActaatatatctatatctagTAGAACTACTGTTGATTAATTAAAGTAAATAGTACTCAGAGTAATGGTTACTTTCATCCCACACACAGAAGTAATTAGTAATGAATTACATGTACTTCAGtaactttttgaaaataaattactaAGAGTAAATTTATTGAGGCATACTTCTACTTTTACtcaaatacatttcatttacatgtaacagtacttttactcgaGCACCATTTTTGGCTACTCTACCCACCTCTgccccatgtttattgttggtaataaatcttggtacgggtcccttgcatacagtaaacatctcatgtagaaaattaaaaaggaagagacacaatctaccacaattggaactatATTTACATTGCAGTAGAGAAAAGTAGTGCACAATGTGTTGGGTTTAAAGATCTATCATGTTAATTATTGAACTGTTTAATGATATGCCACAACTTTAAACCCAATTATGTTCAAGAaccataaaaataaaagctacacAGGtgtaaaaggtgaaaaaaagtcactgtttgattgtattttgatttaataattcttcattttatggaaaCTCAATAATCTACAGTAGTTTCTTTAGTCATATGTACACCCTGTCATTAGTGGAACATTCAGAGAGAATTAAAAACAACCTTTCACAGGGACACAGCACTAACCACAATGATCTTAATACTCTACCTAAATGCTTTAAGCATGTTTTTCTCTATAAACCTCAGGCTTTAACCAAATATTAGTCATCAATCTGAAAATGACTCAGAGGTCATTTTTATCCCCTGATGGCTGAAGCTTTTGCCAACCTCATCCATTATTGCCTCCTTTATCCGTCCCATCTGTAGGACTTTTAGCCAAACACCAAAGCATGAGTCATGCGTGTCCCAACCACGATGTGAGAGGTTTAAAAACACTGCTCTGCTGCTGTGAGAACCACGTGCTTTAATCAAACACCTGCATATTTACAGATGTTAGCATCTGTTGCAAGTGCCCTGGTTTTAAGGTTTAATTTTAGAGGAGCAGCCAGATGGTGGACAAGAGGATTAGAACGCTAAGCCTTTGTCATCTGTTGCAACACGACGACTGTTTATGGAGAAATACAATCAGTCAGTGTGGACGACAAACATTTTAGTGTGAATATTTTAAACATgcttatcaaaaaataaatcccaATAAAAAGGAATTAATCAAAAGTAAACAAAGGTTATTTTATGTTACATAATTAATAACAGTAACAATAAGTGTAAAACACAGCTCTACAAAGTGTTAGAATAAACAAAAGCTTTTCATGTTAAAACTATGCAGTACATTTTGTTTGTCACTAAAATATATGAACCTTTGTAATGTGAGGGTGTTCACACCCATTAGTCCAGTAGACAGTAGTGGTTCGTTTGGTCCTTAAGTTATTACAATGAGTTCAGATCTCATTCACACCAGTGTTTTAGCAAAGGAACCAAATgctatgaataaaatataaaaatgtaaataattttggtgtttttgtgggTGCTCATCTGACCATATTTCTATGAGGCACTGGACCATACGTTTGTCCCTGATTCATCTCTAGTTAAGTCCAAAGAAAGAAATGAAGTTAGTGATTCCCAAAACACACTGCGCGGCGTGCAACGGGAGCCTCCGCAGACCAAAAAGGCTGCTACATACCAGGACGGTCAGCGTTCACCACACACGGGCCACTCTGACCTCTGGAGGTGGTCTCAGTACGGTACTTTAGTTAGAACCAAACCATTGGTCCACTTTCACACCAGCTCAAACAAACTAAACATGCAGATGAACTGAACTCGAGTCCACTTCAAACAGACCAGATAGTGTTGGTGTGAAAACACTCAGacaaaatgttacattaaaaCTAAACAACACCATTAGTTTCAAATCCATTATTTATTGATGTAATGtttcaaaaacaaactgaaatatGAACCACAGCTAAGCATTGATATGTCAGCTTAGTGTAATATTGCAAGAATTAGAACTATTTACAAATTATCTGTGGAGCACtgaaaataaaaccataaagcaaaacaattacacattaaaacaaaataaatacatgtgagaAACATCAAAGCTGAAGTGGATAATAACCAGATATTTTCCAAATCAAAGAACTTTACTTTCACCTAATAACGTATTTCTTAAAGCTTAAAGATTTGTATATCATGTATTCATCTATCGACCAATGCTCTGCTGATGTTCACTTCCTCCGACTTCCACCGCCATTAGCCAGAATCATCACCAGCCTCATGAAGATATTCAGCGTGTCCATGTAAATACCCATACACCTGAGAAACAGACAAATCCATACATACAATGAATATTTACAACTGTAATCAGTTAAAGTACATGATTAGTTATGAGTGCAAAAGCATTTGAGGGTTATTTTCAGACTCACGCATTAATGGGGTCATATTTCTGTACGGCATACAGTGGGTGTGTCTCTGCCCTCTTGATGACCTTCTGTGTGTCGTAGAGGAGGAACATGCTGAACAGGAGCAGACCTCCATAAACGGCCACTGAGTACAGACCAGCGCCAAACGCTGACGTGGGAGGTAAAAACATGGATCCTACAGAGAACATGTAACACAGACAACCAGTCAACTCACtaacttattcatttacatttaatgcacAATACAGAAACATTATTATATTACACctttatttatgtgtttaactttataacagaaaaacaactgaTTACATATTTAATCCCATGGTCATTTAAAaattcagttcatttatttaaagagtaaataaacCCTCAGGTTcttcctgacctgccactagggggaattATGGGGTGTGGCTTCTGGAGCAGtgagacacgcccagtctatactatgaaTAATCTATgccaagggtgtcaaactcattttagttcagggaccaaatatggaccagtttgggCCACAgactattaaaaaaacaattttaacatcagttGTGCCTTAGTTTttaaatatcagtccctgtcgtttcttcacttcaaaaatttacttaatataaaaagtattttatCAAATTTCCATGACAGTCCTGAATCGCAAAAATCTATTCAAAACCATTAGATCACAAAATGAGTAATATACGTAATATAACATCATAACATCATATAACGTAATATAACATCATAACGTAATATAACGTAATATAACATCATAACGTAATATAACATCATAACGTAATATAACATCATAACACCATATAACGTAATATAACATCATAACGTAATATAACGTCATAACGTAATATAACATCATATAACATATcataatataacataacatcATATAACATATcataatataacataacatcATATAACATAACATTGTACAATGACGTATCCATAACCATTTGgtaatatttttaaagtcaCTCACCAATAGAGGAGGCAAAGACCACTCCAAAGCCCACAGCCAATGGTCCTCCCATGTTCAGGAATTTCTCACTTGGTGCACACATGGCAACAGTAGACAGCCCCCCCACGATGCCTGCTGTGTACCAGGCAGCCCTCATCATCAGGGGTCCTCCGAGGAGGGTGAGGGGGGCGATGACTGCACCCATTACACCTgttaaaaaagaaccaaaacacacacaatggacTAGTTCTGTTCACCTTTGGTCTGATGACCTCTAGTGTTTGACTGAGGAAACTACAGAAAACGTACTGCTGACTGCAGTCTGCAGTTTGGGGCGGAGCTTAATGTGGCACgctattgtgctgtgtgattcttatacagttaaaaataatcaacctcaaaataaataaattgtgccatattaataattgtatatgttacatatTTCTAGACATAAAACAGATATGGATTATGGTTACGGTAAGAGCAAGTCTGAATGCAATTGGTTTATTGAAAGTTGAGCTCCGCCCACAACTACAGGCTGCAGTCAGACTTCTCACCTTTttcaggtcgtgaccccatttttatatcacatttcTGGCGACACCCATGGACTTTTTTCCCtctggaattagtttttgatcatatttgtcataatgtgttacaaatacaaagtgacaatatgcaccagatgttttatatatatttatatttgagctttctctatttctgtgatgtattgttttattaattgtgcaaaatagataataaaataaagaaaaatataagttaaattgtttttatttttaatcagtaatttattttatttttatcatttcgaGACCCAACATgaggtcacaaccccaaggttgagaaaccctgcAGTACAGTGAGAAGGGATTAATATGAATCATTTCCAAACCTGCGTGAAACATCcaagcgaggtgtttgggcacAGGACTGTGTTCATATGAAATAGATCGAACCAGCATGCCTGCACCGATCATAGCTGCAAACGTTGCTCCAATCGCCTGGATTATTGATTACAAACATCATCATACCATGGAAACATGTTAACAAGTGAGCATTTGTTCATTTGAAATCATATTTATAAAACTTACGAGCCAGGATCCCCTCATCATCAGACCCATGAGTGCCGGGGTGCGGCTAACGGCTACGGCGGAGAGAGCGGTCAGCCCTATGCTTCCTGAGAAGTACATGTATGTGGAGTGGATGCGGTTTTTCACATACTGAGGCCAGATCCtgcacaacaataaaaatgacatttaaacaGCACGAAGCTAAAGCTTTGAAATGTTAGAGAACGCTGAGACTCACACTGCTTTCTCGATGGCACCGATGTCATTAGACATGCCCAGTCCATAGTAGCACAGCGCTCCCAGACCAACGGCTGCACCCCCAGCCAAGATCATCCTCCCCATGCTGTCAACTAACAAAATAATACCTTATATTACACTACACCAGTACTTTGAATGTTCTGCAaaacaatgaaatttaaaaagaaatagaaacaaaattgttttatttagatcCCCATTAGCTATACTGCTAAAGCTATTCTAACATtcacagaaaagaaaatataaccaaattaaaacataataacCAAAGCATATATAATACATAACATTAGCcgaaacacaaaaatgaaagtaaactAATATTTGAGCAAAATATTCAAGTATTAAATTATGCCATACATTACATATCAAGATGTAGCTCACAGCACTGAATATTATTATATGATGATTTTTATTCttgagtaaatatatttattgagtGTAGGGGACCCCCGACATTGTAATTTTTCTCCCCTGCGAagcgatggcgccccctactttcagttttcagcaacgtaggagaattttctgttgtttttaccttttttaatcggtaacGTCataatatttgtttccaaatgtgcacgggttgtttaaactctttttgtaatctgaataacccagaaacacattcatcaaCCATACTGTCCATTTAGTACAGGCGATCTGCTCAgatgctccagtctttacctgaggacccctacagccctttagctgcccctgatgctgcctgtgtgcaccgTTCAATATAAAAAGATCTTCAACCAGATGTAGCGCACGTGAAGCTGCCACGTGCACGCACCCAGATGTGAACAAAGTCTGATTGAAACGTGTTCAGGTTTAAAGAGACATCGTCTTCATTCTGGTGGGACAGATTTGGGTGGTGTTCTCTCAGGTCTTCTTGTTTAGTCTGATAAAagctctactgtgtgtgtgttcattccaATATCACTGCAGGTCCAACAtaaaacctcatttaaatttaaaaagcaCATCTTGGAAACAATCTTTTGAATTAAAtgttattacaaaaataaaacaacaaacaaacttcACTAAACTTGGCCTCAGAGGGTTGAAAATTTCCCACGCCAGTGGTGCTCGCTCGATCACGCGCCACAcgatccccctatgctgtgaaagcAAGTCCAAGAAGGTGGTCACCACGGACGCCAGCCTGAGTAACAAGATTGTAAAAGTTTGAATCTAACTCCTAACAGAACAAACAATGTTGGGCTCAAAACTTTAAAACCACTGCCCACCGCTACAGTAAAAAgatcattggttttttttttaatattttgacaATAATAAAGTTTGTGAATGTAAACCATCTGTTTGGTGTCTGGTGAGATGACAATAAAATCTAGACTTAAAGaagacatattatgaaaaatatttttgaacacaGATGAGGTAACTTGATGtccacacagcacacacacagtccagtaaaactaaatacagaactttccTGCTGGCGGTGCCGTGTCCACAGTGATCGTACACTGT from Gouania willdenowi chromosome 19, fGouWil2.1, whole genome shotgun sequence includes the following:
- the ghitm gene encoding growth hormone-inducible transmembrane protein; protein product: MLVARLTCLRTLPLAGLRPVLTHSSPALRSSILKTSPPLLRPQQGFSSKARFGFRRVKSTRDQLKEAALEPATDTAIKIDSMGRMILAGGAAVGLGALCYYGLGMSNDIGAIEKAVIWPQYVKNRIHSTYMYFSGSIGLTALSAVAVSRTPALMGLMMRGSWLAIGATFAAMIGAGMLVRSISYEHSPVPKHLAWMFHAGVMGAVIAPLTLLGGPLMMRAAWYTAGIVGGLSTVAMCAPSEKFLNMGGPLAVGFGVVFASSIGSMFLPPTSAFGAGLYSVAVYGGLLLFSMFLLYDTQKVIKRAETHPLYAVQKYDPINACMGIYMDTLNIFMRLVMILANGGGSRRK